From Cotesia glomerata isolate CgM1 linkage group LG3, MPM_Cglom_v2.3, whole genome shotgun sequence:
TGATAATTGCTGTAACTGGAGCGCGCACTAGCAGGTCTATTACTGTAAAGATCGTCATGATCATCAGCATTGTTGAGACTCTGAATACTAGTCTGCTGGAAAGTGGGGTTGCTTTGACCTTGCCACTGCATGTTGCTGCAGCTGGGCTCAGGCTGCCAGGAATCTGCGAGTTGTCTGGTGGAGCTCGCGGCATTGCTGTCCCAGCAAGTCTGGGCAGAGACCGCGGAACTCGAAGCCAGGTTGGTGATGTTAGAGTAATTGGGATCTGGAGCCCAGAGAGTTGGCGAAGAAACAGCCATGTTCACCGCCTCAGGCTGCCACTGTCGTTCGCGGTCCCAGGAGGTGGCGATCCTGTCGTAGTTGAGCGTTCCCTGGGACAGGGAGTTTACGTTCTGGTTCGTCAGCGGACTCGGCATCGTATTGGCGTACAAACTCTCCTGCTGCTCCATGATTCGGTTCACCGGGTTCTTTCTTCTCGTCGTCGACTGTCGGACTGAGCTACGCCGATTGCTGGACCTCCGAGTTCCGTCCCGGGAAATAACTGACCGTCGCTTGACTCGTCTTGGTGTCATCGGCTTCGGAGACACTTCATCCTGAGGCGGTGGTTCTGGTTGTGAGTACTCTATACTGTACAACGGGCGAGTCTGCTTTTTCCTTTTGTTAATTCgtgctacaaaaaaattattttttaatgttttgctttttttttttagattacgCTACTTAATGCTTTAACAAGTCAGCCCACGGAAACCAGTTAGaagataatgataaaaatacagAAGGGTTTAGAAATAACAAAAGCCAAGCGAATTTACTGTTTGCAATtggattgtttatttttttttaatttcttcctagtataaaagatatatttttataatcttaacttataattattttattactattattaatattatttattaattaaaatataaaagatttaGACTCTAAGTAAATGCAGTATGAAAATAATCTTATAAAATACATTCCAAAAAATATATCTCTGATTTGTGATGTCATTCAGAAATTCAAACAATACTATTGCAACAAGtttgttctttttttatttatttatcttatgtcaagaagaaaaaaactgctgaaaaattttatgattttttttgtaatttaattttaattatttttgatcttTTTATCAGTctgaaatttcttttattaatttaaatataaaagaaattttttgttttaaaaaattattaataaaatattgaaaataaaaattcaatttaaaaaatttcagcaaTTTTTTcctgtttttataaaaattcaatttaaaaaactagcaAGTCAGTATTATGAAGTAAAAAGTCATTCAGCACCATCCAGTTTAACATATCACAGTACATACAGTAAGTCTATTAGTCataagagaaaaataaaaaaaaaaaaaacaccaacCACACTTGCTGTCAAGCAACGCtaggaaataattaattaataataataaaatcataaacCATTTCTAACTacaaacaattataaataatacttgatacaataaaatgACAAAAGAAGCGGTGACTACTACCAAATTCTTTGgctaactaaataaataattccgCTAACATGAGCAAtggggtggcgcaaaaaaaccgactatttttttttgagtctcgagtgaaaaaatgttggtTTTTGGTGTTTTAAGAGCCTTCTCCAAAGaacagcttttttttttaagaaaaaaattttttttctcgttgtgtcataattttataaaccaaaaaaaaaggttttcctgaaaatttcagttcaaaatgtgaattttaaaagatcactcataattttttttaaatttattagtgactatttaattggattagcattttttgactctgaaattaaaacaaatttatgagcgacctttcaaaatttaaattttgaattgaaactttcaggaactttttttttttgtctataaaattatgacgtaacgagaaaaaaaattaaaaaagaaaaaaatttcgaattttgaaatttaaaaaaattttgagtgacctcttaaaacatcaaaaactgactttttttcactcgagactaaaaaaaaaatagtcagttttttttgcgccaccctaatgaGCAAGGTAAgactctaataaataaatcggTTACATTTAATTCagcgattaaaaaaaaaaatgatatttaattttttttttgacaaaataaatatttatataaatataagtgtatatattattacaaataatattttcacaaCTTGCTAGCGTACAAAGACAAAGGTCTGCTGTCTCTGGctctgttattattatcattattattattaatattagaaTTATTATCAGATGGCAAAGTATTTTGGCCCATTGCGAGGCGCGGATCCGAGTAAAAAGATCTTAAGGGTTGTTCGCGGACGTAGTCGGTGAAAATTCTGGGCCTAAATGAGTTCCTATttgtattgttattaaaatgacTACTACTGtgatgatgattattattattattatgaggaGCTTGTGAAGAAGCGCGAGCCCTCCTGAGAACAGGGGAAACGACGGGGCTGTAGGCAGGCTTGTAAG
This genomic window contains:
- the LOC123260775 gene encoding uncharacterized protein LOC123260775 isoform X2, producing the protein MGICSRRHFLLTICTLQLLTTIERQVFDFLGFMWAPILFNFFNIIFVILGFFGAFQYRPKYIISYCIWDILWLGWNIFCICFYLEAGSLDKRDDYLNLGTGSFSWWQVNGPGCKPIYDIIEPELLRPARPKNVTDCLLKYETIEVLHASTQCLLAFMAIVGGICLSRAFLEEDDSSRINKRKKQTRPLYSIEYSQPEPPPQDEVSPKPMTPRRVKRRSVISRDGTRRSSNRRSSVRQSTTRRKNPVNRIMEQQESLYANTMPSPLTNQNVNSLSQGTLNYDRIATSWDRERQWQPEAVNMAVSSPTLWAPDPNYSNITNLASSSAVSAQTCWDSNAASSTRQLADSWQPEPSCSNMQWQGQSNPTFQQTSIQSLNNADDHDDLYSNRPASARSSYSNYHGIRATPQVPNRTDIVRQSQRQFVLSGPPAYQDTVI